In a single window of the Eriocheir sinensis breed Jianghai 21 chromosome 61, ASM2467909v1, whole genome shotgun sequence genome:
- the LOC126986067 gene encoding uncharacterized protein LOC126986067, with protein MLAAAKGWDEAEKALQLATALRGPAVEVLGHLPPAQRASYGSMAEALWRRFGHHLQAEVYRARLKKRTRERGETLSQLAQDVKALVRRSYPAAPEEMIVVLARDFFVDALHDQQLQIYVKQAHPGDLQVALARALEFEAFLKTTSGLGAAPQPRRDLRGRKAKVEKKATSRKASPDGFLGSCWGCGKKGHMRSRCPRERRTRSLDRLSSDAFQPCCKDCGKSGHRSSACPKPKEVVQAGNPDRLEKGAESQPSVPGPRLA; from the coding sequence ATGCTAGCTGCTGCCAAGGGCTGGGACGAggctgagaaggcgctgcagttgGCAACAGCGCTTCGGGGCCCAGCTGTGGAAGTGTTGGGGCACCTGCCGCCGGCCCAACGTGCCTCTTACGGGAGCATGGCGGAGGCCCTGTGGCGACGTTTCGGGCACCACCTTCAGGCCGAGGTGTACCGAGCTCGCCTGAAGAAGCGGACTCGGGAGCGCGGCGAGACACTGTCGCAGCTGGCGCAGGACGTGAAAGCGCTGGTCAGAAGGTCGTATCCTGCTGCCCCGGAAGAGATGATCGTGGTGCTAGCCCGCGATTTCTTTGTTGACGCTCTGCACGACCAGCAGCTGCAGATTTACGTTAAGCAGGCGCACCCTGGGGACCTGCAGGTGGCGCTGGCGAGGGCCTTGGAATTCGAGGCCTTCCTGAAGACGACCAGCGGCCTAGGGGCGGCCCCCCAGCCCCGccgtgacctccggggccggaaggcgaaggtggagaagaaggcgacgtcgaggaaggcgagcccggacGGTTTTCTCGGCTCGTGTTGGGGCTGTGGCAAGAAGGGGCACATGCGCAGTCGTTGTCcgagggagcgaaggacgcgttcccttgaccgaCTGAGTTCTGACGCCTTTCAGccttgctgcaaggactgtggcaAATCTGGCCACCGTTcgagcgcctgccccaagccAAAGGAGGTAGTGCAGGCGGGAAACCCGGACAGGCTGGAGAAGGGGGCCGAATCCCAGCCGTCAGTCCCCGGGCCCCGACTTGCGTAA